In Procambarus clarkii isolate CNS0578487 chromosome 82, FALCON_Pclarkii_2.0, whole genome shotgun sequence, one genomic interval encodes:
- the LOC138358118 gene encoding MAGE-like protein 2, with product MEEKLLPMQQFSTSLKLSKGKTTPPIPQATPPIPQATPPIPQATPPIPQATPILQATPPIPQATPPIPQATPPIPQATPILQATPPIPQATPPILQATPPIPQATPPIPQATPPIPQATPPIPQATPPILQATPPIPQATPPILQATPPIPQATPPILQATPPIPQATPPIPQATPPIPQATPPILQATPPIPQATPPIPQATPPIPQATPPIRQATPPLPQATPPILQATPPIPQATPPILQATPPILQATPPLPQATPPILQATPPIPQATPPILQATPPILEATPPILQATPPLPQATPPIPQATPPILQATPPILEATPPILQATSLPFL from the exons atggaggagaagctgttacccatgcagcagttcTCCACGTCGCTGAAATTGTCCAAAGGAAAG ACAACACCTCCTATCCCGCAGGCAACACCTCCTATCCCGCAGGCAACACCTCCTATCCCGCAGGCAACACCTCCTATCCCGCAGGCAACACCTATCCTGCAGGCAACACCTCCTATCCCGCAGGCAACACCTCCTATCCCGCAGGCAACACCTCCTATCCCGCAGGCAACACCTATCCTGCAGGCAACACCTCCTATCCCGCAGGCAACACCTCCTATCCTGCAGGCAACACCTCCTATCCCGCAGGCAACACCTCCTATCCCGCAG GCAACACCTCCTATCCCGCAGGCAACACCTCCTATCCCGCAGGCAACACCTCCTATCCTGCAGGCAACACCTCCTATCCCGCAGGCAACACCTCCTATCCTGCAGGCAACACCTCCTATCCCGCAGGCCACACCTCCTATCCTGCAGGCAACACCTCCTATCCCGCAGGCAACACCTCCTATCCCGCAGGCAACACCTCCTATCCCGCAGGCCACACCTCCTATCCTGCAGGCAACACCTCCTATCCCGCAGGCAACACCTCCTATCCCGCAGGCAACACCTCCTATCCCGCAGGCAACACCTCCTATCCGGCAGGCAACACCTCCTCTCCCGCAGGCAACACCTCCTATCCTGCAGGCAACACCTCCTATCCCGCAGGCCACACCTCCTATCCTGCAGGCAACACCTCCTATCCTGCAGGCAACACCTCCTCTCCCGCAGGCAACACCTCCTATCCTGCAGGCAACACCTCCTATCCCGCAGGCCACACCTCCTATCCTGCAGGCAACACCTCCTATCCTGGAAGCCACACCTCCTATCCTGCAGGCAACACCTCCTCTCCCGCAGGCAACACCTCCTATCCCGCAGGCCACACCTCCTATCCTGCAGGCAACACCTCCTATCCTGGAAGCCACACCTCCTATCCTGCAGGCCACATCTCTTCCATTCCTTTAG
- the LOC138358117 gene encoding keratinocyte proline-rich protein-like, with the protein MDHHRMDPEAGPGASGGIHLANVSCPVSCPVSCPVSCPVSYPVSCPVSCPVSCPVSYPVSYPVSCSVSCPVSCPVSCPVSYPVSYPVSCSVSCPVSCPVSCSVSCPVSCPVSCPVSCPVSYPVSCPVSCPVSCPVSCPVSCSVSCPVSYPVSCPVSYPVSCPVSYPVSCTVSCPVSYPVSCTVSYPVSCPVSYPVSCSVSCPVSYPVSYPVSCSVSCPVSCPVSCPVSCPVSCPVSCSVSFPVSCPVSCPVSCSVSFPVSCPVSCPVSSQTSNKQTFTFISVKGAQILEGEFNASFPDTQTRDGHTTSWAA; encoded by the exons ATGGATCACCATCGAATGGACCCAGAGGCAGGTCCGGGGGC AAGTGGCGGGATCCACCTTGCTAACGTCTCCTGTCCCGTCTCCTGCCCCGTCTCCTGCCCCGTCTCCTGCCCCGTCTCCTACCCCGTCTCCTGCCCCGTCTCCTGCCCCGTCTCCTGTCCCGTCTCCTACCCCGTCTCCTACCCCGTCTCCTGCTCCGTCTCCTGTCCCGTCTCCTGCCCCGTCTCCTGTCCCGTCTCCTACCCCGTCTCCTACCCCGTCTCCTGCTCCGTCTCCTGTCCCGTCTCCTGCCCCGTCTCCTGCTCCGTCTCCTGCCCCGTCTCCTGCCCCGTCTCCTGCCCCGTCTCCTGCCCCGTCTCCTACCCCGTCTCCTGCCCCGTCTCCTGCCCCGTCTCCTGCCCCGTCTCCTGCCCCGTCTCCTGCTCCGTCTCTTGCCCCGTCTCCTACCCCGTCTCCTGCCCCGTCTCCTACCCCGTCTCCTGCCCCGTCTCCTACCCCGTCTCCTGCACCGTCTCCTGCCCCGTCTCCTACCCCGTCTCCTGCACCGTCTCCTACCCCGTCTCCTGCCCCGTCTCCTACCCCGTCTCCTGCTCCGTCTCCTGCCCCGTCTCCTACCCCGTCTCCTACCCCGTCTCCTGCTCCGTCTCCTGCCCCGTCTCCTGCCCCGTCTCCTGCCCCGTCTCCTGCCCCGTCTCCTGCCCCGTCTCCTGCTCCGTCTCCTTCCCCGTCTCCTGTCCCGTCTCCTGCCCCGTCTCCTGCTCCGTCTCCTTCCCCGTCTCCTGCCCCGTCTCCTGTCCCGTCTCCTCTCAAACCTCGAACAAACAGACATTTACATTTATAAGTGTGAAGGGG GCACAAATCTTAGAGGGAGAGTTCAATGCCAGCTTCCCCGACACCCAGACCCGAGACGGCCACACCACATCGTGGGCTGCTTAA